The Anabaena sp. WA102 genome contains a region encoding:
- a CDS encoding PIN domain-containing protein yields MAVAKGRDLEAGQLLRNLSPLIRLAIPAICYVEVINTYRIDKQNQLKFQAEMEKQINEAMRDKISVHADLFQVSLERASIENLLLLNDVQDRLSEVIELLTENSEMINFDNNIIKDISNKIFIETETLLIKNDLMDNLILQCIVSHANQHPNNQKVFISGNTKDFGKKEVQEILNSATIKYFSNTKNFLGWLESQLS; encoded by the coding sequence ATGGCAGTTGCAAAAGGAAGAGACCTAGAGGCAGGACAATTGCTGCGGAATCTCTCTCCCTTAATTCGTCTTGCTATACCAGCTATTTGTTATGTAGAAGTTATTAACACGTATAGAATAGATAAGCAAAATCAGTTAAAATTTCAAGCAGAAATGGAGAAACAAATTAATGAAGCAATGCGTGATAAAATTTCTGTTCATGCAGATTTATTTCAGGTGAGTTTAGAAAGAGCATCTATTGAAAATCTACTATTATTAAATGATGTGCAAGATAGGCTATCTGAAGTTATTGAATTGTTGACAGAAAATTCGGAAATGATTAACTTTGATAATAACATAATCAAGGATATTTCTAATAAAATTTTCATAGAAACGGAAACATTACTAATCAAGAATGATCTTATGGATAACTTAATATTACAGTGTATTGTATCTCATGCAAATCAGCATCCTAATAACCAAAAAGTATTTATTAGTGGCAATACAAAAGATTTCGGTAAAAAGGAAGTACAGGAAATTTTAAATAGTGCAACAATAAAATATTTTAGTAATACTAAAAACTTTCTAGGTTGGTTAGAGTCTCAATTATCCTAA
- a CDS encoding type I restriction enzyme HsdR N-terminal domain-containing protein — MQVINFQSPQKYRPDIMFTNKDEEIILLVEVKAQKPETELNRQSAIYQLKTYLQNIKPDIPFGMLVDLEEINIFALNNDQEIENLISLRTNDILSNYDPEFPHKRIFDFYLETLIKSWLRDLSYHWNSDTPPAYNELAKIGLLPLLEGGHTYIQENLGADTLH; from the coding sequence ATGCAAGTTATCAACTTCCAGTCCCCTCAAAAATATCGTCCTGATATTATGTTTACAAATAAAGATGAAGAAATTATCTTATTAGTAGAGGTAAAAGCTCAAAAACCAGAGACAGAATTAAACAGGCAAAGTGCTATTTATCAATTAAAAACATATTTGCAGAATATCAAGCCAGATATTCCTTTTGGTATGTTAGTGGATTTAGAGGAAATTAATATTTTTGCATTGAATAATGATCAGGAAATAGAAAACCTAATTTCCTTGAGAACTAATGATATACTAAGTAATTATGATCCAGAATTCCCGCATAAAAGAATCTTTGATTTTTATTTAGAAACACTTATTAAATCTTGGCTCAGAGATTTATCATATCATTGGAATTCAGATACACCACCAGCGTATAATGAATTAGCAAAAATTGGTTTATTACCATTGCTAGAAGGTGGACATACTTATATTCAGGAAAATTTAGGTGCTGATACTTTACATTGA
- the ispF gene encoding 2-C-methyl-D-erythritol 2,4-cyclodiphosphate synthase, with amino-acid sequence MNIRIGNGYDIHRLVSDRNLILGGIHIPHELGLLGHSDADVLTHAIMDAMLGALSLGDIGHYFPPTDPQWAGADSLVLLHQVHQLIREQGWKIGNIDSVVVAERPKLKPHISKMRDKLTAVLEVEPNQIGIKATTNEKLGPTGREEGICAYAVVLLVSGD; translated from the coding sequence ATGAACATCAGAATTGGTAATGGCTACGATATACACAGATTGGTGAGCGATCGCAATTTGATTTTAGGCGGTATTCACATTCCCCACGAACTCGGCTTGTTAGGACATAGTGACGCTGATGTGCTTACTCATGCCATCATGGATGCGATGCTGGGAGCCTTATCTTTGGGGGATATTGGTCATTATTTTCCCCCGACAGATCCCCAATGGGCTGGGGCTGATAGTTTAGTATTATTACATCAAGTCCATCAACTAATTCGTGAACAAGGTTGGAAAATTGGCAATATTGATTCTGTCGTTGTCGCTGAACGTCCGAAATTAAAACCGCATATTTCTAAAATGCGAGATAAATTAACAGCAGTTTTAGAAGTAGAACCAAATCAAATTGGTATCAAAGCTACAACTAATGAAAAACTTGGACCAACAGGCAGAGAGGAAGGTATTTGTGCTTATGCTGTAGTTTTGTTGGTAAGTGGTGATTAA
- a CDS encoding cyanophycinase, giving the protein MPQLEVKSLEMRTPQATKTAVLVIGGAEDKVHGREILRTFFVRAGGNKAYITIIPSASREPAIIAGRYVRIFEEMGAEKVEILDIREREQCENPEIKASLEACSGVFLTGGDQLRLCGVLSDTPAMEIIRQRVRAGQLTLAGTSAGAAVMGHHMIAGGGSGETPNRSLVDMATGLGFIPEVVVDQHFHNRNRMGRLVSAIAAHPDRLGIGIDEDTCAVFERDGWLQVMGKGSVTIVDPTELTHTNEPNVSANQPLTVHNLRLHILSYGDRFHLYQRTVLPAVHRISS; this is encoded by the coding sequence ATGCCGCAGTTAGAAGTTAAATCGCTGGAAATGAGGACACCCCAAGCTACTAAAACCGCCGTACTAGTTATCGGAGGCGCAGAAGATAAAGTTCATGGACGTGAAATTCTAAGAACTTTTTTTGTTCGTGCTGGCGGTAACAAGGCGTATATTACAATAATTCCATCAGCCTCCCGTGAGCCTGCCATTATCGCTGGTAGGTACGTTCGCATTTTTGAAGAAATGGGTGCGGAAAAGGTTGAAATATTAGACATTCGGGAACGGGAACAATGCGAAAATCCTGAGATTAAAGCATCCCTCGAAGCCTGTAGTGGTGTCTTCTTAACCGGAGGAGACCAACTGCGCCTTTGTGGAGTCCTGTCCGACACACCGGCAATGGAAATTATCCGCCAGCGGGTGAGAGCCGGACAACTGACTTTGGCAGGAACAAGTGCTGGAGCAGCCGTGATGGGACATCACATGATCGCAGGTGGTGGTAGTGGTGAAACACCTAATCGTTCCCTAGTTGACATGGCAACAGGCTTAGGATTCATTCCTGAAGTTGTCGTTGACCAACATTTCCATAACCGGAATCGGATGGGACGACTTGTTAGTGCGATCGCCGCTCACCCAGATAGATTAGGCATTGGTATAGACGAAGATACCTGTGCCGTATTTGAACGCGATGGTTGGCTACAAGTTATGGGCAAAGGCAGTGTCACTATTGTTGATCCTACCGAACTTACCCACACTAATGAACCCAACGTTAGTGCTAACCAACCCCTGACAGTACATAATTTAAGACTACATATCCTCAGTTACGGAGATCGCTTCCATCTTTACCAACGTACTGTTTTACCTGCTGTGCATCGCATCTCTAGCTGA
- the cphA gene encoding cyanophycin synthetase, translating to MRILKIQTLRGPNYWSIRRHKLIVMRLDLDKLAETPSNEIPGFYEGLVEALPSLEGHYCSPGCRGGFLMRVREGTMMGHIVEHVALELQELAGMHVGFGRTRETVTPGIYQVVIEYLNEEAGRYAARAAVRLCQSIIDRGRYPKAELEQDVQDLKDFWRDASLGPSTEAIIKEAEKKGIPWMPLPARFLIQLGYGIHQKRIQATMTNNTGILGVELAGDKEATKRILDANGVPVPRGTVINFFDDLEEAIEYVGGYPIVIKPLDGNHGRGITIDIRNWEDAEAAYEMARQVSRSVIVERYYVGRDHRVLVVNGKVVAVAERIPAHVVGNGKSTITELIEETNLDPKRGDGHDNVLTKIELDRTSYQLLDRQGYTINSVPPQGAICYLRATANLSTGGSAVDRTDEIHPENRWLAQRIVRIIGLDVAGIDIVTSDISRPLRELDGVIVEVNAAPGFRMHVAPSIGIPRNVAGAVMDMLFPNEQSSRIPILSVTGTNGKTTTTRLLAHIYKQTGKVVGYTTTDGTYIGDFLVESGDNTGPQSAHVILQDPTVEVAVLESARGGILRSGLGFENANVGVVLNVSADHLGIGDIDTIEQLAHLKSVVAEAVFPDGYAVLNADDYRVAAMAEKTKANIAYFTMNPDSDLVRKHIQQGGVAAVYEHGYLSIVKGDWTHRIERAENIPLTMGARAPFMIANALAASLAAFVQDVTIEQIRAGLRGFRASVSQTPGRMNLFNLGKYHALVDYAHNAASYEALGSFVRNWTTGQRIGVIGGPGDRRDEDFVTLGRLSADIFDYIIVKEDDDTRGRPRGSASDLIVEGITQVKPNYRFESILDETTAINKALDMAADGSLVVVLPESVNRAIKLIKMRGVQEEIQPQQSINNDSQNGIASSSVVNTLI from the coding sequence ATGAGAATCCTCAAGATCCAGACCTTACGCGGCCCAAATTACTGGAGCATTCGACGGCACAAACTGATCGTTATGCGCCTAGACTTAGACAAACTTGCCGAAACCCCCTCAAATGAAATACCTGGCTTTTATGAAGGACTAGTGGAGGCACTGCCAAGTCTAGAGGGTCACTACTGCTCCCCAGGCTGTCGTGGTGGTTTTCTAATGCGGGTGCGAGAAGGCACCATGATGGGTCATATAGTGGAACACGTAGCCTTAGAACTCCAGGAATTAGCGGGAATGCACGTAGGTTTCGGTCGCACCCGTGAAACCGTCACACCTGGAATTTACCAGGTAGTGATTGAGTACCTAAATGAAGAAGCGGGTCGCTATGCAGCCCGGGCAGCAGTCAGGCTATGTCAAAGTATTATTGACCGGGGACGTTATCCCAAAGCCGAACTAGAGCAAGACGTTCAAGACCTCAAAGACTTTTGGCGTGATGCTTCACTAGGCCCTTCCACAGAAGCCATTATTAAAGAAGCGGAGAAAAAAGGTATTCCTTGGATGCCTTTACCAGCTAGATTCTTAATTCAATTGGGCTATGGCATCCACCAAAAACGGATTCAAGCCACAATGACCAATAACACAGGCATTCTTGGTGTAGAACTAGCTGGTGATAAAGAAGCTACTAAACGGATTCTCGATGCCAACGGCGTACCAGTCCCCAGAGGTACAGTCATTAATTTCTTTGATGATTTAGAAGAAGCCATTGAATATGTTGGTGGTTATCCCATCGTGATTAAGCCTTTAGACGGTAATCATGGACGAGGGATCACCATTGATATCCGCAACTGGGAAGACGCAGAAGCCGCTTATGAAATGGCTAGACAAGTTTCTCGTTCAGTGATTGTGGAAAGATATTATGTAGGACGAGATCATCGAGTATTAGTAGTTAATGGCAAAGTAGTTGCTGTAGCAGAGAGAATTCCTGCTCATGTGGTGGGTAATGGCAAATCTACAATTACAGAACTAATTGAAGAAACAAACCTTGACCCTAAACGTGGTGACGGACATGATAACGTCTTGACTAAAATCGAACTAGACCGTACCAGCTACCAACTCCTAGATAGACAAGGGTACACCATCAACAGTGTGCCACCCCAGGGAGCAATTTGTTACTTAAGAGCTACAGCCAACTTAAGTACAGGTGGTAGTGCTGTAGATCGCACAGACGAAATTCACCCAGAAAATCGCTGGTTAGCACAACGGATAGTCAGAATTATCGGCTTAGATGTGGCTGGTATAGATATCGTAACTTCAGATATTAGCCGTCCCTTGAGAGAATTAGACGGTGTAATTGTTGAAGTCAATGCTGCCCCTGGTTTCCGAATGCACGTTGCCCCTAGTATTGGCATCCCCCGCAATGTCGCCGGCGCAGTCATGGATATGCTGTTCCCCAACGAACAATCTAGCCGCATTCCTATACTTTCAGTTACAGGTACGAATGGCAAAACCACCACAACTCGCCTGTTAGCCCATATTTATAAGCAAACTGGTAAGGTTGTCGGCTACACAACTACAGATGGTACTTATATCGGTGATTTCTTAGTAGAATCGGGAGATAATACAGGACCTCAAAGCGCCCATGTTATCCTTCAAGACCCGACCGTAGAAGTAGCCGTATTGGAATCGGCTCGCGGTGGTATTCTCCGCTCTGGGTTGGGTTTTGAAAATGCTAATGTAGGTGTAGTATTAAATGTGTCTGCTGACCATTTAGGCATCGGCGATATAGATACTATTGAGCAATTAGCCCATCTTAAAAGCGTAGTTGCTGAAGCTGTTTTCCCTGATGGTTATGCGGTACTCAATGCCGATGATTACCGGGTTGCTGCTATGGCAGAAAAAACTAAGGCGAACATTGCCTACTTTACCATGAATCCAGACTCGGATCTGGTACGGAAACATATCCAACAGGGTGGAGTAGCCGCAGTCTATGAACATGGTTATCTGTCCATTGTCAAAGGTGATTGGACGCACCGCATCGAAAGGGCAGAAAATATCCCCTTGACAATGGGTGCAAGAGCGCCATTTATGATTGCTAATGCTTTAGCCGCTAGTTTGGCAGCTTTTGTTCAAGATGTCACCATTGAGCAAATTCGCGCTGGTTTAAGAGGCTTTCGTGCTTCTGTAAGTCAGACCCCAGGACGGATGAATTTGTTTAATTTGGGTAAATACCATGCTTTGGTAGATTATGCCCACAATGCCGCTAGTTACGAGGCTTTGGGGTCATTTGTCCGTAATTGGACAACGGGACAGCGCATTGGTGTAATTGGTGGTCCTGGCGATCGCCGTGACGAAGATTTTGTTACTCTAGGTAGATTATCAGCAGATATCTTTGACTACATCATTGTTAAAGAAGATGATGATACTAGAGGTAGACCTCGTGGTTCAGCTTCAGATTTGATTGTTGAAGGTATTACCCAAGTTAAGCCTAATTACCGCTTTGAATCAATTTTGGATGAAACCACAGCTATTAACAAAGCCTTAGATATGGCTGCTGATGGTAGTTTGGTAGTAGTTTTGCCAGAAAGCGTCAACCGGGCAATTAAGTTAATTAAAATGCGGGGTGTACAGGAAGAAATTCAGCCTCAGCAATCAATTAACAATGATTCCCAAAATGGGATAGCATCTTCTTCTGTGGTTAATACACTGATTTAG
- a CDS encoding type II toxin-antitoxin system VapC family toxin encodes MIILDTNVISELMKTQKSEIVREWVAEKPLMSMFTTTITQAEILYGIALLPEGKRRKELSQAAQLMFSEDFAGRVLAFDQNAAVAFAHIASQRRQNGTPISQADAQIAAICYTHKATIATRNVSDFEGCGISIINPWKYESV; translated from the coding sequence ATGATTATTTTGGATACAAATGTTATCTCAGAATTAATGAAGACTCAAAAGTCGGAAATAGTTCGTGAATGGGTAGCTGAAAAACCTTTGATGAGTATGTTTACCACAACCATTACTCAAGCAGAAATTCTCTATGGTATTGCTTTACTTCCTGAAGGAAAACGACGAAAAGAACTTAGTCAAGCAGCACAACTGATGTTTTCTGAAGATTTCGCTGGACGTGTTCTTGCTTTTGATCAAAATGCTGCTGTAGCATTTGCTCATATTGCATCCCAACGACGACAAAATGGGACTCCTATTTCTCAAGCTGATGCTCAAATTGCTGCTATTTGTTACACTCATAAAGCAACCATAGCAACACGCAATGTTTCTGATTTTGAAGGATGTGGTATTTCTATTATTAATCCTTGGAAATATGAATCAGTATAG
- a CDS encoding FitA-like ribbon-helix-helix domain-containing protein → MTNITISNIDDDIKYQLQKRAEKHGRSLEEEVREILRLVLIENTKHPLNLATLIEQRFANLGDLELPEIAREPIRTVSIFEE, encoded by the coding sequence ATGACTAATATCACCATCTCCAACATTGATGATGACATCAAATATCAGTTGCAAAAACGAGCCGAAAAACATGGACGTTCCCTAGAAGAAGAAGTGAGAGAAATTCTCCGTCTTGTTCTCATCGAAAATACTAAACATCCCTTAAATCTAGCAACTTTAATTGAACAACGGTTTGCAAATTTGGGCGATTTGGAATTACCAGAAATAGCTAGAGAACCTATCCGCACTGTATCAATATTTGAAGAATGA
- a CDS encoding AAA family ATPase codes for MKIEIANLGFIQKAEIDLKPLTVFIGGNGTGKTWTAYTLASILGEYGRERYLQAYLDKKTQQRYPIIDNAIEEFLQEGNVRINLIDFAEEFLETYINDVSALAYTWINKFLATERVDFKKMKVNFDLLDAKQEIFNNIKNHISTLPFYFSSQNISKNTLYKLKELGEPSIYFYIVSISEGSILKKLPGKVFERILIQEIFTIINEAFYSFIYIFPTERTGVLPFFSSAIKIQDYEDDFDDENGINIPRILSSPVKHLQSKLQEIYRKPFSDREEEIQIHPQISEYIGLAEILENDILGGKVNIDNSDFDQEILYQPSENIKLEMTVSSSMVKELAPLVLYLRHLALPNELLIIDEPEMNLHPAAQVEITEFLAMLVQAGLKVLITTHSPYIVDHLSNLMKAAKYEDKESLKERFYLERTEAFIPQEEVSVYLFEDGTAKNILHEDGRIDWGTFGNVSDDISHIFP; via the coding sequence ATGAAAATAGAAATTGCTAATTTAGGTTTTATTCAAAAGGCAGAAATTGATTTAAAGCCTTTAACTGTGTTTATTGGTGGTAATGGAACTGGGAAAACTTGGACAGCTTATACTTTAGCATCTATTTTAGGTGAATATGGACGTGAACGGTATCTGCAAGCTTATCTGGATAAAAAGACTCAACAGAGATATCCAATTATAGATAATGCAATTGAGGAATTTTTACAAGAAGGAAATGTTCGGATTAATTTAATAGATTTTGCTGAGGAGTTTCTTGAAACATACATTAATGATGTTTCTGCTTTAGCATATACCTGGATAAATAAATTTCTAGCCACAGAGCGTGTTGATTTTAAAAAGATGAAAGTCAATTTTGATTTACTAGACGCTAAACAAGAAATATTTAATAATATCAAAAATCATATTTCAACATTACCATTTTATTTTAGTTCTCAAAATATAAGTAAAAACACTCTCTATAAACTTAAGGAGTTGGGTGAACCCAGTATTTATTTTTATATAGTTTCAATTTCTGAAGGAAGTATTTTAAAAAAATTGCCTGGAAAAGTATTTGAACGAATATTAATTCAAGAGATTTTTACCATAATCAACGAAGCTTTTTATTCATTTATTTATATATTTCCCACAGAAAGAACTGGTGTTTTACCATTCTTTTCTTCAGCTATAAAAATTCAAGATTATGAAGATGATTTTGATGATGAGAATGGAATCAATATACCTAGAATATTAAGTAGTCCAGTAAAACATTTACAATCTAAACTACAAGAAATATATAGAAAACCATTTTCCGATAGAGAAGAAGAAATACAAATTCATCCACAAATTTCGGAATATATTGGATTAGCAGAAATTTTAGAAAATGATATTTTGGGAGGAAAAGTAAATATTGATAACTCTGATTTTGATCAAGAAATTCTCTATCAACCATCAGAAAATATTAAATTAGAAATGACTGTTTCTTCTTCAATGGTAAAAGAATTAGCTCCTTTAGTTTTGTACTTGCGTCATTTAGCTTTACCAAATGAATTACTGATTATTGATGAACCAGAAATGAATTTACACCCAGCCGCACAAGTAGAAATTACGGAATTTTTAGCAATGTTAGTTCAAGCAGGTTTAAAAGTATTAATTACAACTCATAGCCCTTACATTGTTGATCATCTTTCTAATTTAATGAAAGCCGCTAAATATGAAGATAAAGAAAGTCTCAAAGAACGATTTTATTTAGAGCGAACAGAAGCTTTTATTCCTCAAGAGGAAGTTTCTGTCTATCTATTTGAAGATGGTACAGCTAAAAATATATTACATGAAGACGGTAGGATAGATTGGGGAACATTTGGGAATGTTTCAGATGACATTTCCCATATTTTTCCATAA
- a CDS encoding TIGR04168 family protein, with translation MTSQKNQSKPIKIAVIGDVHDQWEVEDGIALQHLGVDLALFVGDFGNESVEVVKAIASLDLPKAAVMGNHDAWYSATEWGRKKCPYDRTKEDWVQEQLDLLGSAQVGYGKLDFPQWNLTVVGGRPFTWGGPEWRFAQMCQERYGVSSLEESADKIVKVVKSVTYDHIIFLGHNGPSGLGDRAEDPCGKDWHPIGGDFGDPDLAEAISQSLNLKKTVSLVAFGHMHRTLRHTKKLQRKAVFRSPEGTIYLNAATVPRIIQQDGMKLRNFSLVSLEDGLVTKASLVWVDQDYHIATEEVFYNSSVSVVPIL, from the coding sequence ATGACCAGTCAGAAAAATCAATCAAAACCTATCAAAATTGCTGTAATTGGCGATGTTCACGACCAATGGGAAGTAGAGGACGGCATAGCACTCCAGCATCTCGGTGTTGACTTGGCGCTATTTGTCGGTGATTTCGGGAATGAGTCGGTGGAAGTGGTAAAAGCGATCGCCTCCCTAGACCTTCCCAAAGCGGCGGTAATGGGCAACCACGATGCCTGGTACTCGGCGACTGAATGGGGACGCAAAAAATGTCCTTATGACCGCACCAAGGAAGACTGGGTACAGGAACAGCTAGATTTATTAGGATCTGCCCAAGTCGGTTATGGTAAGTTAGATTTTCCGCAGTGGAATTTAACTGTGGTAGGTGGTCGTCCTTTTACCTGGGGAGGACCTGAATGGCGATTTGCCCAAATGTGTCAAGAACGCTATGGTGTCTCTAGTTTGGAGGAATCCGCAGATAAAATTGTTAAGGTAGTAAAAAGTGTTACTTATGATCATATTATTTTTCTAGGACACAATGGACCGAGCGGTTTAGGCGATCGCGCTGAGGACCCTTGTGGCAAAGATTGGCATCCTATCGGTGGTGATTTTGGTGATCCTGATTTAGCGGAAGCAATTTCTCAAAGTCTCAACCTCAAGAAAACTGTTTCCCTAGTCGCTTTTGGTCATATGCACCGCACACTGCGCCATACTAAGAAACTGCAAAGAAAGGCTGTGTTTAGAAGTCCAGAAGGAACTATTTACCTAAACGCTGCCACTGTCCCCCGGATCATTCAACAAGACGGGATGAAGTTACGGAATTTTTCTCTGGTTTCTTTGGAGGATGGTTTGGTAACAAAAGCTTCTCTGGTTTGGGTGGATCAAGACTACCACATCGCTACTGAGGAAGTTTTTTATAATTCTTCAGTTTCAGTAGTGCCAATTCTGTAA
- the nadA gene encoding quinolinate synthase NadA, whose amino-acid sequence MFTTTLTQPKSGILPLDLFAAIADLKTELNAVILAHYYQDPDIQDIADFIGDSLQLAKAAANTKADVIVFAGVHFMAETAKILNPDKLVLLPDINAGCSLADSCPPQEFAAFKASHPDHLVISYINCSAEIKAMSDIICTSSNAVKIVQQIPQEQPIIFAPDRNLGRYVRSQTGREMLLWQGSCIVHETFSEKKLVQLKITHPHAEAIAHPECETSVLRHASYIGSTAALLNYCQTSPSQEFIVATEPGIIHQMQKLAPDKHFIPAPPQSDCNCNECPFMRLNTLEKLYLAMKNRTPEITLPEEIRIAALRPMQRMLEMSR is encoded by the coding sequence GTGTTTACAACTACACTTACTCAACCAAAATCAGGCATTTTACCCTTAGATTTATTTGCCGCCATTGCGGATCTAAAAACAGAACTAAATGCAGTGATATTAGCCCACTACTATCAAGATCCTGATATTCAAGATATTGCCGATTTCATTGGCGATTCCTTACAATTAGCCAAAGCCGCAGCCAATACCAAAGCCGATGTCATTGTCTTTGCTGGTGTTCACTTCATGGCGGAAACAGCCAAAATCCTCAACCCTGATAAATTGGTGTTATTACCAGATATTAATGCAGGATGTTCTTTAGCAGATAGTTGTCCTCCCCAGGAATTTGCAGCTTTCAAAGCCTCACACCCAGACCATTTGGTAATTTCCTATATTAACTGCTCGGCGGAAATTAAAGCCATGAGCGATATCATTTGTACCAGTTCCAACGCTGTGAAAATTGTCCAGCAAATACCCCAGGAACAGCCAATTATTTTCGCCCCAGATCGCAACTTGGGACGGTATGTAAGGTCACAAACAGGACGGGAAATGCTGTTATGGCAAGGTAGCTGTATTGTTCATGAAACCTTTTCCGAAAAGAAACTAGTCCAGTTAAAAATTACACATCCTCATGCAGAAGCGATCGCTCACCCCGAATGTGAAACCAGCGTTCTCCGCCATGCCAGTTATATTGGCTCTACAGCCGCCTTACTCAATTATTGTCAAACCAGCCCTAGTCAAGAATTCATCGTGGCTACAGAGCCAGGAATCATTCACCAGATGCAAAAACTAGCACCTGACAAACACTTTATTCCCGCACCCCCCCAAAGTGATTGTAACTGTAACGAATGTCCATTTATGCGGCTAAACACCCTAGAAAAACTGTATCTAGCCATGAAAAACCGCACCCCAGAAATTACCCTACCAGAAGAAATCCGCATAGCCGCACTCCGACCCATGCAAAGAATGTTAGAAATGAGCCGATAA
- a CDS encoding SGNH/GDSL hydrolase family protein produces MSEPYLLAASLLTGLVIPISTPPQITNLPKDSLSLLDLAEGFQVYEGKRNSPRQIAVPEFSNQIEKSSPANKSLVKTDKSLPEFSRQTPTTVEQSSVIRKNLPTLEILLSEFRQHGLSIPVKSSFNLNSPTTPTKSPISGSQLYQQRLASLISGQIYTRTDNDENLALSGESNKADKLTYQDWKSLLALEAKAMAKGQGANRLSILVGDSLSLWFPKDKLPTGKLWLNQGISGDTSEGVSKRLSAFSGTRPDVIYVMTGINDLRKGATDKSILVNSSRIIHSLRQSHSSSQIIVQSILPVRSQKIPNSRIRHINAQLAIIAQKQGANYLNIHNWFTDIDGNLRPELTTDGLHLSLAGYQVWQFALEQIEYRVAQIYN; encoded by the coding sequence ATGAGTGAACCTTATCTGTTGGCTGCAAGTTTATTAACAGGATTGGTCATACCAATATCAACACCCCCCCAAATAACCAATCTTCCCAAAGATTCTCTATCTTTATTGGATTTAGCCGAGGGTTTCCAGGTTTACGAGGGCAAAAGAAATTCTCCACGTCAAATTGCTGTACCTGAATTTAGTAATCAAATTGAAAAGTCCTCACCAGCAAATAAGAGTCTTGTCAAGACTGATAAATCATTACCAGAATTTAGTAGACAAACACCGACGACCGTTGAACAGTCATCAGTAATCAGGAAAAACCTCCCCACCTTAGAGATTCTCTTATCAGAATTTAGACAGCATGGGTTATCAATACCTGTTAAATCATCCTTTAACTTAAATTCCCCAACGACACCAACTAAATCACCTATTTCTGGTAGTCAACTCTACCAGCAAAGATTAGCATCACTTATATCTGGTCAGATTTATACGCGCACTGATAATGATGAAAATTTAGCATTGTCTGGGGAATCAAATAAGGCAGATAAACTGACTTATCAAGACTGGAAAAGCTTATTAGCTTTGGAAGCTAAAGCTATGGCTAAAGGTCAAGGTGCGAATCGGTTGAGTATTTTAGTAGGTGATTCTTTAAGTTTGTGGTTTCCCAAGGACAAACTACCTACGGGTAAATTATGGCTAAATCAAGGTATATCTGGAGATACTTCTGAGGGCGTTTCTAAAAGATTGTCGGCATTTTCTGGCACTAGACCTGATGTAATTTATGTGATGACTGGGATTAACGATTTACGTAAGGGTGCTACTGACAAGTCAATTTTGGTCAATTCCTCGCGGATTATTCATAGCTTACGTCAGAGTCATTCCAGCAGTCAGATTATTGTCCAATCTATTTTACCTGTGCGATCGCAGAAAATCCCTAATAGTCGAATTCGTCATATTAACGCCCAACTGGCTATAATTGCCCAAAAGCAAGGGGCTAATTACCTCAACATTCACAATTGGTTTACGGATATTGATGGCAATTTGCGTCCCGAATTAACTACAGATGGATTACATTTATCTTTAGCAGGATATCAAGTGTGGCAATTTGCACTTGAGCAAATAGAATATAGAGTTGCTCAAATTTACAATTGA